From Corticium candelabrum chromosome 13, ooCorCand1.1, whole genome shotgun sequence, a single genomic window includes:
- the LOC134189105 gene encoding uncharacterized protein LOC134189105, giving the protein MPKREFSVALRIWLGIPIFPSPNSKRCPCGNIIDKFGDHLLGCNQGQSLTTKRHDALCEVVYNALLTDDSRCRREARCSSSNQTRPGDVYHPDFERGLPAYFDLSVRSSLQPSFLTQAASHPGAASDAGEMEKDERHHLNVSSTGSLFHPLVVETLGLWTAASLQVLKIIARRASFKHNVSISQSVCHFHQQLSTRLWCSNAKMILARCSLDGTASPLWDL; this is encoded by the coding sequence ATGCCCAAAAGAGAGTTTAGTGTGGCACTACGGATATGGTTGGGTATCCCCATTTTCCCTTCCCCAAACTCCAAACGCTGCCCTTGTGGTAACATTATTGATAAGTTTGGTGACCATCTATTGGGATGTAATCAAGGACAGAGTTTGACAACGAAACGTCATGATGCTCTATGCGAAGTGGTGTACAACGCACTGCTTACAGATGATTCTCGTTGTCGTCGGGAGGCAAGATGTAGCAGTAGCAACCaaacaagaccaggagatgtttATCATCCAGATTTCGAGCGCGGTTTGCCTGCCTACTTTGACTTATCGGTACGAAGTTCCTTACAACCGTCTTTTCTCACTCAAGCAgcaagtcatccaggtgcagcATCTGATGCAGGAGAGATGGAAAAGGACGAACGACATCACCTGAATGTGTCCAGCACAGGCAGCCTTTTTCATCCGCTAGTAGTAGAGACTCTGGGTCTCTGGACAGCTGCTAGCCTTCAAGTGCTCAAgatcatagcacgtagagcttcgtttaaacataatgtttcaattagccagtctgtttgtcattttcatcagcaactctctactagactgtggtgtagcaacgCTAAAATGATactagctagatgtagtttagatggtaCTGCTAGTCCCCTATGGgacctataa
- the LOC134188747 gene encoding general transcription factor IIH subunit 1-like, with product MAAVEWESGEELIVELPFVRHSKKDGVLYLTNQRMAWAEYSAKEFKFQCGYSNMKSQRISPETSSKVQLQIVLYDGSTATFHFTNISADGIALQERNTVKDMLAKFIQHHKPKPNKELEEKTKLLNSDPSLYQLYKDIVVSGILTAEEFWANKQTVTKTSSDEQKTGISPATMAELQPQVNGANAVKYTLTPEIMRAIFKTYPAVERIHAENVPDKMSEEDFWRQFFDSHYFHCDRMRGTGSSKRKADLISQSAEKDETEQLAESLKECINPLLDLTVQSTEVETYEGYGTGLFPSLVSSSSHPPPSSSSSTSGSKSLIRRFNHQSMMILKSRTKDQVTSTELETGNAEKKAKLLRETVENSELARVTESSVVGLTISNSERYCHGPTIVQTTDSGSDAAEGRHHALEAFQQQLSQWNANLSNVMSSEDACHALANLSPGGVLNPAQHAGGTQYVAGASVEELVKRQHCALAELLRHFWMCFPATSKFLEEKATRMAACLQSFRDSKMMEFKEKLPVEHHQLSEHLDDMLQAALDKYSTWQARKLANKSRTQKPS from the exons ATGGCTGCAGTTGAATGGGAGAGCGGAGAAGAGTTGATCGTTGAGTTGCCGTTTGTGAGACATAGTAAGAAGGATGGAGTTTTGTATCTGACCAATCAGAGAATGGCTTGGGCTGAGTATAGTGCAAAGGAGTTCAAGTTTCAATGCGGATATTCAAACATGAAAT CTCAGAGAATAAGCCCGGAGACGAGTTCAAAGGTTCAGTTGCAAATTGTGTTGTATGACGGTTCAACAGCCACGTTTCATTTCACAAATATCTCGGCTGATGGAATAGCACTGCAGGAGAGAAACACAGTCAAGGACATGCTTGCCAAGTTTATACAACATCACAAGCCAAAACCAAATAAAGAATTGGAAGAGAAGACAAA ACTTTTGAACAGTGACCCATCTCTCTATCAGTTATACAAAGACATTGTTGTATCTGGAATTCTCACTGCAGAAGAATTCtgggcaaacaaacagacagtcacaaaGACATCAAGCGACGAGCAAAAAACAGGCATATCACCTGCAACCATG GCTGAACTGCAACCGCAAGTTAATGGAGCAAACGCTGTGAAATACACTCTGACTCCAGAGATTATGAGAGCAATCTTTAAGACGTATCCTGCAG TTGAAAGAATACACGCGGAGAATGTTCCTGACAAG ATGTCTGAGGAGGATTTCTGGCGTCAGTTCTTTGATTCTCATTACTTTCATTGCGATCGCATGAGAGGAACAGGAAGTAGTAAGCGAAAAGCTGATTTGATATCACAGTCAGCAGAGAAGGATGAAACAG AACAGTTAGCAGAAAGTCTAAAAGAGTGCATCAACCCACTATTGGATCTCACAGTACAGTCAACAGAGGTTGAAACATACGAAGGCTACGGAACAGGCCTCTTTCCATCACTTGTTTCCTCCTCATCTCAtccaccaccatcatcatcatcatctacATCTGGTTCTAAATCTCTTATTCGACGGTTCAACCACCAGAGCATGATGATATTGAAATCAAGGACTAAAGATCAAGTCACTAGTACTGAACTTGAAACCGGAAATGCAGAGAAGAAAGCCAAGTTATTAAGAGAAACAGTAGAAAACAGTGAACTAGCAAGAGTGACAGAATCTTCGGTTGTCGGTCTTACAATCTCAAATTCTGAACGTTATTGTCATGGACCAACAATAGTACAGACGACGGACAGTGGGAGTGATGCAGCCGAAGGGAGACATCATGCATTAGAGGCGTTTCAACAGCAGTTGTCACAGTGGAATGCAAACTTGTCTAAT GTGATGTCAAGTGAAGACGCGTGTCATGCACTTGCTAACTTGTCACCAGGTGGAGTACTGAATCCTGCACAGCATGCAGGTGGAACGCAGT ACGTTGCTGGTGCTTCTGTTGAAGAGCTAGTGAAGAGACAACATTGTGCACTCGCTGAGCTACTAAGACACTTCTGGATGTGTTTCCCTGCAACATCGAAGTTTTTAGAAGAAAAGGCAA CAAGAATGGCTGCTTGTTTACAGAGTTTTCGAGATTCTAAGATGATGGAATTTAAGGAGAAACTTCCTGTTGAACATCATCAG TTGAGTGAACATCTAGATGACATGCTACAAGCAGCACTTGACAAATACTCAACATGGCAAGCAAGAAAACTAGCCAATAAATCACGAACTCAAAAACCATCATAA
- the LOC134188793 gene encoding MOB kinase activator 2-like, translating to MDWLMGKGKKKASTSEEKKLYMEAKYFENGIIEGDLHSMLTLHPGTDQNEWMAAQTLSFFNHFNLLYGAISELCTTTSCPVMSAGSLQYHWQDEAKGKKSKLSAPQYVDLVMTTCQKMLQDDSLFPTKFGQTFPPNFISLVRKVFRLIFHVAAHVYHHHYSDIIQLELYRHWNSLFTHFIYFSLKFDLLDQKELTPLASLVEFISTKDGTRTESVPS from the exons ATGGACTGGCTGATGGG GAAGGGAAAGAAGAAGGCAAGCACTTCAGAGGAAAAGAAGCTTTACATGGAAGCGAAGTATTTTGAGAACGGGATCATAGAAGGAGACCTTCACAGTATGTTGACGTTACATCCGGGTACTGACCAGAATGAATGGATGGCAGCTCAGA CGTTGTCGTTTTTTAATCATTTTAATTTGCTGTATGGAGCAATTTCGGAGCTTTGCACTACGACGTCGTGCCCTGTGATGTCTGCAGGATCGTT GCAGTATCATTGGCAAGACGAAGCAAAAGGCAAGAAATCCAAACTCTCTGCACCTCAATATGTTGATCTTGTGATGACAACATGTCAGAAGATGCTTCAAGATGACAGTCTCTTTCCAACAAAATTTG GGCAAACATTTCCTCCCAATTTCATCTCTCTCGTCCGGAAAGTCTTTCGTTTGATTTTCCATGTGGCTGCTCACGTGTATCACCATCACTATAGTGACATTATCCAGTTGGAATTGTACAGACACTGGAACAGTCTCTTCACTCACTTCATTTATTTCTCGTTGAAATTTGACCTTCTGGACCAGAAGGAACTGACGCCGCTTGCAAGTCTTGTTGAGTTTATATCAACTAAAGATGGTACGAGGACAGAATCAGTGCCGTCTTAG
- the LOC134188957 gene encoding uncharacterized protein LOC134188957, whose protein sequence is MRQKTNTRACANTMKSKKKMSTSRHGGSLHNKRDAVRKTRKTHAGGALQLARRQYEQQKKAADEKKKLEEADRARKVEAFKVSNEKRCRKRQKMNEKTKKGQPVMANRIDMLLTKIQAST, encoded by the exons ATGCgtcaaaagacaaacacacgagCATGCGCAAACACTATGAAGTCTAAgaaaaaaatgtccacaagtAGGCATGGAG GCAGTTTACACAACAAGCGGGACGCAGTGAGAAAAACGag GAAGACGCACGCCGGTGGTGCATTACAATTGGCCAGGCGACAGTACGAACAACAAAAGAAGGCAGCAGATGAAAAGAAGAAA CTAGAGGAAGCTGATCGTGCCAGGAAGGTGGAAGCGTTCAAAGTCAGTAATGAAAAGCGTTGCCGGAAAAGACAGAAAATGAAcgaaaaaacaaaaaagggTCAACCTGTAATGGCTAATCGAATAGACATGTTACTCACAAAGATACAGGCATCAACATGA
- the LOC134188659 gene encoding putative fatty acyl-CoA reductase CG5065, producing the protein MSERDTDTTTSSISSFYDEQSVFVTGATGFVGKVLIEKLLRCSAKLKAMYVLVRPQRGKTAKQRTADMLTDRVFDHLRTEQPTFTNKIIVCEGDIMKPNLGLSEEDTATITDNVSVVFHSAATVKFDEPLKLSVKMNVVGVKQLIALCHRMTNLKALIHISTAYSHCDRSQIDETIYPPSLPPDKLIETLNLCYCACARKI; encoded by the exons ATGAGCGAAAGAGACACGGACACGACAACCTCGTCAATATCATCGTTCTACGACGAGCAAAGCGTTTTCGTCACTGGAGCGACCGGCTTCGTGGGAAAAGTTTTGATTGAGAAGCTGTTGAGATGCTCTGCGAAATTGAAAGCGATGTACGTATTGGTTAGACCGCAGAGAGGAAAGACGGCCAAGCAAAGAACCGCCGACATGTTGACTGACCGG GTATTTGACCATCTGCGTACTGAACAACCAACTTTCACCAACAAAATCATTGTTTGTGAGGGAGACATCATGAAACCAAACTTGGGTCTAAGTGAAGAGGACACGGCCACAATCACAGACAATGTCTCAGTCGTATTTCATTCTGCAGCGACAGTCAAGTTTGATGAGCCTCTCAA GCTGTCTGTCAAGATGAATGTTGTTGGGGTAAAACAGTTAATAGCTTTGTGTCACAGAATGACAAATTTGAAG GCTCTTATTCACATATCGACAGCGTACAGTCATTGTGACAGGTCACAGATTGATGAAACAATCTATCCACCATCTTTACCACCAGATAAACTCATAGAAACCTTGAA CTTGTgttactgcgcatgcgccaGAAAAATTTGA